The following nucleotide sequence is from Oceanivirga salmonicida.
ATTACAAAATATACACAACAATTTATTAATAAAGCCTAATATAAAGGAATTAGAAGATGTCTTTTCAATAAAAATAGAAACTGATGAACAAATATATGAATTATGCCAAACATTTATAAATCAAGGTGTAGAAAATGTATTAGTTTCTATGGGGAGTAAAGGGGCTATATTAGTAAAAAAAGGAAAATATTTAAAAGCAGATATTCCTAAGGGTATATATATTAATTCCATAGGTTCAGGTGATTCTATGGTGGCAGGATTTATACATGCTCATACTAAAAACTTAGACGATATAGAAAGTTTAAAATTAGCAGTAGCTTGTGGCTCTGCAACTGCTTATTCATACGGAATAGGTGAAAAAGAATTGGTAAACAAATTAAAAAATAGCATAAAAATACAGGAGGTAATTATATGAAATTAGAAAAATTACTAAAAAGAAATCAAGTAATTTTTAATTTACATGCTAGTGAAAAGAATGCGGCAATATCTGAAATGGTTAAAGCATTTGGCTCAGATGTGATAAATGATCATGATAAATTTTTAAAAGATGTTTTAGCCAGAGAAGAGTTATCACATACAGCATTAGAAGGAGTAGTTGCTACTCCACATGCAAAATCAAGTGCAGTTAATGAACCTGCAATACTTATTGCTATATCTAAAGAGGGTATAGATTTTAGTGAAGGCGAAGAAGAAAAATCAAAATTATTCTTTATGATAGCAGTTCCTGAGACTGAAGTTAATTTACATATTGATATATTAACTAAGTTAGCTAATATAATGTTAGATGAAGAAAAAATCGAAAAATTATTAAACGCTAAAACTTATGAAGAAATTATATCTTTAATACAATCTAATGAAAAGGAAGAAGAAATTATGAAAGATGAAAGATTTGTAGTAGCGGTAACAGCTTGTCCAACAGGTATAGCACATACTTTTATGGCAGCAGATTCTCTAAAAAAAGCCGCAAAAGAATTAGGAGTGACAATTAAAGTTGAAACTAACGGAACTGATGGTAGAAAAAATGAAATCACAAAAGAAGATTTAGAAAAGGCTAGTGGAGTAATTTTAGCAATTAACAAAAGTGTTAACGAAGAAAGATTTAATGGTTATAAGGTTATAAAAGTTGGAGCCAAAGATGGTATAAACAAAGCAAAACAATTAATACAAGATACCTTAGATGGTAAAGGAAAAATTGCTAACTTTTCAACAAGTTCAAATGAAAAAAATACAAGCAGTGATAAAAAAGGTCTATATAATCACTTATTAAGTGGTGTTTCATATATGTTACCATTGGTAATAAGTGGTGGTATATTAATAGCGTTAGGGTTCTTAGCAGATTCATTAGCAGGAAATACTGATGTTGGTGGAGCATATGGAAGTACTTCATATATAGCAAAAGTACTTAATACAATAGGTGGAACAGCATTTGGATTATTTGTTCCTATTTTAGGTGGTTATATAGCATACAGTATAGGTGGAAAATCATCATTAGCAGCAGGTCTTGTGGCTGGAGCATTAGCTAAAGATGGTGGTTCAGGATTCTTAGGTGCAATAATAGGTGGTCTTGTGGCCGGTTATGTAACAAAAGCATATTCTGATGCTACACAAAATATGCCTAAACAATTTAAAGGTATGAACTTAATCTTATTAACTCCTGTTATAACGGTATTAACAGTTGGTTTAGTAATGCAATTTGCGTTAAATCCAGTAGTTGGAAGTATAAATACAGCAATGAATAATTTCTTAGCTAGTATGGGTACAAGTTCTAAAATTTTATTAGGTACTGTACTTGGAGCAATGATGGCTGTTGATATGGGTGGTCCAATAAATAAAGCAGCATATGTATTTGGTACAGGTACACTAGCATCAACAGTTGCAACAGGTGGTTCAACAGCAATGGCAGCAGTTATGGCTGGTGGAATGGTTCCGCCATTAGCAATTGCAATAGCAACAACTATATTTAAACATAAATATAATCAAGAAGAAAGAGAAGCAGGACTTTCAAACTATATTATGGGGCTTTCATTTATAACTGAAGGTGCTATACCTTTTGCAGCAGCTAATCCATTTAGAGTTTTACCTGCTTGTATAATAGGTTCAGGACTTGCAGGAGCATTAACTATGCTATTTGATATTAAAATTCGTGCACCACATGGTGGAATATTAGTTATGTTCTTAAGTTCAAATTTCTTATTATATCTATTAGCAATATTAATAGGAAGTATAGTAGGTGCAGTATTATTAGGTCTTTTAAAAAAATCAAGTAATTAATAATAGAAAAACATATTGAAAAACTAAGACTGAAAAGTTTTAGTTTTTTCTTATTTATATTTGTAAATTACAATTTTAAATGTTAGAATATTATTAAAAAAAAATTATGGAATCAAAGAAAGGAATAGCATATGGAAGTAATAGTTATAGGTGGTGGAGCATCTGGCATGATGTTTGCTTCACAATTTAAAAAGAAAAATTCTGATAGCAAAATAACAGTATTTGAAAAAGGTAAATTTGTATCTTGGGCAGGTTGTACTACGCCTTACTATATATCAAATGAATTAGATTTTAGCCATGTAGTTTTAAGAGAGCCACAAGACTTTATAACTAAAGGTATAAATGTAAAAATAAATTTTTTAGTTACTAGTGTTAATTTTGATGAAAAATATGTATTAGTAAATGATGAAAAATATTTCTATGATAAACTTGTAATTGCAGTTGGTGCTAGGGCTAAAATAGAAAAAGAATACACTTTAAATAACGCTAGTGATGCTATAAAAATTAAAGATGCTATTGATAGTGGTAAAATTAAAAATGCTTGTATAGTAGCTGGCAGCTTTGTTTGTATAGATTTAGCGGAAAGTTTTATTAAAAGAGGGATAAATGTTACATTATTAGAAGCGAATAATACTCTTTTTCCAGATATTAGTGAAAATATAAAGACTGAATTATTTGATAAAATAAAAGAAAGTGGTCTAAATTTTTTACCAAATACAAAAGAATATAATTTAGATAAATTTGATATGATTGTTTATGCAAAAGGAATTATTCCAAACATTGATTTTTTAGAAGATAAATTAAAAACTTTAAATGGCAAAATTATAGTTAATGAATACTTTGAAACTAGTA
It contains:
- a CDS encoding PTS fructose transporter subunit IIABC, which produces MKLEKLLKRNQVIFNLHASEKNAAISEMVKAFGSDVINDHDKFLKDVLAREELSHTALEGVVATPHAKSSAVNEPAILIAISKEGIDFSEGEEEKSKLFFMIAVPETEVNLHIDILTKLANIMLDEEKIEKLLNAKTYEEIISLIQSNEKEEEIMKDERFVVAVTACPTGIAHTFMAADSLKKAAKELGVTIKVETNGTDGRKNEITKEDLEKASGVILAINKSVNEERFNGYKVIKVGAKDGINKAKQLIQDTLDGKGKIANFSTSSNEKNTSSDKKGLYNHLLSGVSYMLPLVISGGILIALGFLADSLAGNTDVGGAYGSTSYIAKVLNTIGGTAFGLFVPILGGYIAYSIGGKSSLAAGLVAGALAKDGGSGFLGAIIGGLVAGYVTKAYSDATQNMPKQFKGMNLILLTPVITVLTVGLVMQFALNPVVGSINTAMNNFLASMGTSSKILLGTVLGAMMAVDMGGPINKAAYVFGTGTLASTVATGGSTAMAAVMAGGMVPPLAIAIATTIFKHKYNQEEREAGLSNYIMGLSFITEGAIPFAAANPFRVLPACIIGSGLAGALTMLFDIKIRAPHGGILVMFLSSNFLLYLLAILIGSIVGAVLLGLLKKSSN
- a CDS encoding FAD-dependent oxidoreductase, whose product is MEVIVIGGGASGMMFASQFKKKNSDSKITVFEKGKFVSWAGCTTPYYISNELDFSHVVLREPQDFITKGINVKINFLVTSVNFDEKYVLVNDEKYFYDKLVIAVGARAKIEKEYTLNNASDAIKIKDAIDSGKIKNACIVAGSFVCIDLAESFIKRGINVTLLEANNTLFPDISENIKTELFDKIKESGLNFLPNTKEYNLDKFDMIVYAKGIIPNIDFLEDKLKTLNGKIIVNEYFETSIQDVYAIGDSVYNKYIGKDIYQYSPLGNVANKHGYLLASNLSGDKRAWYGTLGSFATSYFDIKIAGTGLSLDKAIKLGHNAKSITLNASTKNSGFKNYKPNKVEIIYDIDKNIVLGAFAVGYEATAQFIDSLSIVIYSKLPISEFINIDFCYSPTNSSIWNPLLALYRKVIK